The region GTCGCCAACGTAGGCAAGGGACGCGTCTGCATGTCAGCGCTTTTACGCAGCTCGAAGAAAAGAGCGctttgtttccacgtcacattGTGTCGCGCGTGTTTCCCGACCGCCTCGTCGCTGAGTGATTCCGACATTCCTCAACATCGTGACGCGTGACCCGTCGTCTCCTTCGTGCGGTCGCAGGTTCTGCTCGGGTTCCTCCGTCCCACTCGCTCGTCCTTCCAACACGACTGGTCGGGTTGCGGATTTAATGACGTACTGCTGCGAGAGGCGAGATCTGTGGCCTACGGCGACGACAGGTCGTCTCACGTGTCAGGCTTTTGTGTATTTCTGTTACGTCGGCGCCGAAGGGACGCAGGGTGAGGTGACATTCTTTTGGCCGCGCAGCTCGTAGACCCAAAGGCCACGCCGTTAATTAGCGCCGCAAGTTACTgataaataatacacaaatcATGTAACTGACTTTTATTTCTTGCAACTAGAGATTTTGCATGGATACCTAATGACCTAATAATGAGCTAACAATGTCACTATTAACGTCACGTAAAAACCCTTCTCGGCCCGGAATGTTTCCAGTTTGTCGTTATCCCTTTACATCTGTGAATAATGCCCGGCCTCTTCCTCCTTCGTTGTGAGTCATGTGACCTAAGATGCTGCTCTAAAGCTTGAACTTGTGTGTATGGACAGCTTACGGAGTCCATCCCATACATCCGGATGTGTTTTGTCTAATCCTCTCATTGCACGTGCAAGATGATCATTCTGCAACATGGCATATAATCATATTTGGTGAGCTTCAAGGGGTCGAACTCAAACACTCTTCAACTGACTTTCCTCATGTCATGAGCTGAGCAAGAGTCTTCATCTTGTGAAACACTTTATTTTTCCctcggacaaaaaaaacaaacgcatTTCATCTCTCATCTCACCACATTTTTGTGCTTAAGTGTTTCTATGTGCGCTTGAGCAACAGGGTGCACGTCAGGACAGctcctggttttttttttttgaggccctttttgtcctttttgtgtTCATGTGCAAACAGGAAACAAATGGCACACATCGTCCCTGCATCTGTTCACTGACGACGTCCATCTGTCCTGGCAAAAGACGCCAGAAACAAATAGACTTTCCGCATTCAAAGCGGCCATGCGCAGACTGGGGATTTGTTAACTATTAGCAAGGATACAGCTTCAACGCTGTGACGCATACGGGATTAGAAACGCCATAAAAGGTTTTTTATATCCAGGATCCGCATACCTTTTGACAACGTCTGTAATTAACGTGTTAAAGTTGTAACATCACAAAGTGGATGGAATTGACATCAAGACATCATTttgggccataattccaaatGGTATGTACATTCAGTCaagcgtggtggtggcagctTGTTCTTGTTGCTTTGACAAGGTGAAAGTAACAACAGTTGGAAATAGCAGTCAgttttagcacaaaaccttcggGCTTGTGCAAGacatgtgggggggggggtgaataaaAACCTAGTAGAACATCTATCATTtattttggggttaatcagaggcacgtTAAATGGTATGAGTTagaatctgattggttaattctgaacacagccacatccaaGATACAGAAGGGtgtacacacttgtgcaaccacattatctcagttatgttatttatttatttatttttttacttcacatctctattttgtttaaatcaactgagttgtacagattatagttcattttaaaggtcccatatttaaggaaaccaactttttctagtattaaGGATGTTATATTATCTCTATGGTTCCTCAATAAacgtaaaatatgaatttaaatcatCTACACATTCCTGAGGCCTGAAATCAGTCCattggaatttctcgagctctcacaagtgggtcttctccacggaggcaaccaatcagaggaaagggggcgggcttagccaaatatggacaaagccgatacgaaactgggtcaaacagtagtagctgtcagaggggccttttctgaacACACTTATgagaaaaccaaggtgttttgttttatgaaattgacacttttatagtaCGTCCATGTTAGCGactcactctatggaggtctaaataaccaaaatatgatatttaaattatttatcttttttttttttttttatatcacagaaACTTGGCGTTTTaacatgggtgtgtagacttcttGTATCCTGATATTGACATTGCAGGACAAATGCCACTGCCACGATAAGCTCACGGCATCAAAGTAACGACACTGTAAAACAACGTTGATGAAACTGACACCGTCACCGTGGTATCACGATATCGGAAAACATCATTATACATCATCAAATCAGTGGAACGAACATGGTAAGCTCAAAACATGGCTATATCGTGTGAGATTGTAGCATCAATGTAATTTACTCTGTAACAACCCACAATCGGTGTAGAATCTCAGGTGTGTTCAGGTGCTTGTACGCTAACGTGCTCGCGCAAACTTGAGAGCACTTTgccacgcacgcacacggaTTGTGTTTGTGTCGGACAATAGCGCATGTTTGCACTCTCGCCACCTCCTTCCCCTTTCCCTCCCAGACACGTTAGCACATCTTTTATGTTTACCAACTCACTCATCCGTTTAAcggcaagtgttttttttttttttttttttctgttgctttGATCTCCCAGGTGCATGGGAACTCTCACCAATGTGCACACAGCTGTGACTGAAATGAAATATCATTACTTTATTACCGATagctcattaaaaataaatatagtgaaGTTTTGGAATAGTAATTAGTGTCCTATAAATGTCGAAACAGAAATGAGTGCGTCGCATTAAAGCAAATAACACTTACCGGAAATCTTTGTGATGGTTGAAGCGGTAATTACGAGGTTGCCTCCAGGCTTCAAGAACCGCCCGCTTTCCCTTGAGAACATCAGTCACCTGCCCGCGCAAGTTGGCTCCAGCTATGTCGAGTATCAATATTCTTGCAAGTTCcccaatgaaaacatgtttcatgacttgatgttttattattttattgtaaatgattttctcccggcggcacggtggacgactggttagagcgtcagcctcacagttctgaggacccgggttcaatccccgtccccgcctgtgtggagtttgcgtgttctccccgtgcctgcgtggcttttctccgggcactccggtttcctcccacatcccaaaaacatgcattaattggagactctaaaattgcccgtaggtgtgactgtgactgtgagtgcgaatggttgtttgtttgtatgtgccctgcgattggctggcaaccagttcagggtgtaacccgcctcctgccgatgacagctgggataggctccaacacgcccgcgaccctagtgaggagaagcggctcagaaaatggatggatggatggatggatggatgattttctcCCAAGAAAAGACGTATAAAGAgagttatttgttattgttggcAAAATAACATGATACCGTCCCAACTTCGTACTGTATTCTGTGGTTCACTCAACATTCGCAACTTGACAATCCGTGAGAGTTTGAACTTGTAATTCCTTGTTAACTTTTTTGGGAGTGCTCTTAAATCCTTGCTTCTGTCTCTTTTcacattcaccccccccccccccccccccctcccacacacacacacacacacaaattcccTTCAAACTAAACAGTCCTGAATGCAGAACGCACGCCACTGGAGCTTTAGCTTCCAGGGTGAACCAGTAAAAGTCTTGCAGACACAGTGCAGCTCCACCACACTGGGACAAGTAGCATAAACAAGCAGTCCAAAAAAAAGCTTACGTAAGAGAGCACAGAGACGTGATCGGGAGGCCTCAACGTCCGCGATCCCATTTGCGAGGCCTGCTAAATCTTGCTTCAAAGGAACTTTTTGGGGGTGTGTGAAATTTCGCTCGCGCTGCAGGCTCACTGAAGGCTTTGATCAGATAATTATGGACTTTTTAAGTAACGAGCTTTTGCCGCAGCCGCTTTGCTATGCCTTTCGACACACGAGATCATGAGATAAAGACGTGTTATCACCAGTTCGAGGCTTTTCTTGCATTCTGAGTGTTTTGGGAAGGGCAGGGACTTTTTCGAACGCACTTGGGAAAAGGCAACTTTGAATTAGTGTACAGCCGCTGGCCGCAGCATTAGGTACATCTGGTATTAAGGTATTAATTTGTGTGTTTATTAGCGGGTGAGCATGCTGACaatatttgaaaattcagccccgtGAGTCAGTTTCACTGAGCGGGataaaatttggtaggcatgtccaGCATGAtaagacccacaaaaaaaagggcgtgctggagcctatcccagctgtcatcaggcaggaggcggggtacgccctgaactggttgccagccaatcgcagggcacatacaaacaaacaaccattcgcactcacagtcacagtcacacctacaggcaattttagagtctccaattaatgcatgtttttgggatgtgggaggaaaccggagtgcccggagaaaagccacgcaggcacggggaggacatgcaaactccacacaggcggggccggggattgaaccccgcacctcagaactgtgatgctgacgctctaaccagtcgtccaccgtgccgcctcaaatgtatgtattcattttttaaaattcatttacctcatttatattttatgttgtttttatccTTCATTTACCCAGGAATTGTCCCATTGAGGTACAAGATCTCTTCGTCCATGCAGTCCTGGGCCAAGATGGCACACAGAAAGTCTTCAACATAAGAAATAGGGCATACATGAGACACATGaaacgcaaaacaaaacaaacgcccctcaaaaaaaatcataataataataattaatagtcATTAAGTAACtgtttatttgaatttaaaagcaatgttacatatactgtacatgtaaatacagtggtggCTCGAGATACAATTTGAATGtattccatgaccatgctcataactcaaaacacttgtatctcaaatcatcatttcctgttgaaatgaattgaagacATTGTATTCAGAAAAATACCATCATAGTATTGTACTTCATCGTAGCATACCGTAACAgcataattaaaatttaaagaaaacatttttggacacatttttgcttcaatgCAATGGACATCGTGcttctccttctggtgtgcacgccttggccacgtGGGGGCAGTATAGTACAAACACAGATAAACATGGCGCAcactcagtaagctgcaataatattagtcgttctttgcaaaggataaagaatacatgctcgtgagtattgttgtattatctgtctgcgtgtgttgctccaccgtgttcaaatatccgttgcttaacgGGTTATAACACCGCGACACTGGTGCGATTTGCTAGCCCGTCTATGCCGTTTTGCATTAAGCTAAACTGATTGAACTCACGCATAgcaatgtggttgttttaaatactcaacgcataatttttattttttacattgataGTAAACGTCAACCTGGCCTCTTTTGTCgcctgcaaaaagcaaaaataaatcgaCCGTACGATAgctgtatttgtaatatttttcaattaaaaaatgattcattatccatctatctataTGTATAGCTATTAAATAGATGGTGTACCTATTAAAGTGTCTtctgagtgttttttttaaatttattattacttatttattttttcttctcaagtccagaaacacatttcatgttTTCTCATGAAATGGACTCGGTGTCCTCCTCGGCTCTCCTGCGTGGTGATTGGCCGTCTGGTGGTGCATGTAAATGAGGGGAAGGGGGGCAAGCGGGAGGCTTTTAAAGGCAGCAGCCAAGCAGGCGGAAGGGTGAGAGCCTGAGTGTGCGTGGACCTCCTCCATCGCAGACCTTCCGCACGATACATGCCGCCAGTGGACTTTACACTGACacttttgccacttttttttctcgatTCTTTTGCTTCTACTGTTTGGATTTTGattttttgaacttttttttttcccatttatttatacacatatatatatatatatatatatatatatatatatatatatatatttttttttttttaatttttttttttatttttttttgaggacGGTTGCAGACATGCCCCGGTGTACAGCAGTGCTACTTTTGCTGGTGGTGGCTTTATATGTCCTTCATGCAGAAGGTAAACATGAATTTTTCAAATGGCTTTATTTAAGGGGATGTTGCTGTTTTGATGTGTTTGAGTTTTAAGTGCTTTTTCCCTGAGATACAAAGGTGGCGAAAGCTCACGAGTGAACTTCTTGTGTGTGAAAGGCCTTTAAAAGTCACAACCGAACTGATTTAATTAAAGGCACAGCGCAGGCAGGGGTGCATAAAGCGGGGGGCTCCGAGGGCAGGAAATGCAATTAACAGTGTTTTATAGACGTGGGAGCGAGAAGACAATCGCAGCACATCATGCAACTTTACTCACACTGAGAGagggttttttctttttcttttttttaccattaGTTCAGTGGTGTGGCactaaatgtaattttatattCAATACCGAGCAGTGATTCATGTGTGTATTTTgatgggtcttttttttttttttaatttaaactttattttgtaaTCACTGCTTTTGGGAAATAGCCCATCAACATTTCACTCATTTCATTCATAATAATCATTTtagtaaataattaaatattagtTGTGAGGCAGTATTCCACTTGATTAATTCATTtgatatttaatacagagcattTGTTGTCGCTGTCCAAAGAAACTCATGCTCGTGAAaattttgccttttgtttttatctcaaacattaaaaaaaataaatgtccttttttttttgtattttgaggtaactttgtgtatgttttgtttcacaaaACCACAACATATATAAAAGGCTATAGCCCCTAAAATCTGTACTTATCCCCTAGTTTGTCATTTTAAGCAGCCTAGCGGTGGCAGTACTTTTTATTCCCCGTCCATCTACGGGGCAGTTATGACTCAGCCCCACggattctgcctagcaacaaccAGCGACGCAACCAGGAAAAATCATTTAACTTATGATGCTCACATCAGTTTTATGGTGGaataatatttgtgtgtgatttATAACATTGGAAATCGTACTTGATTGAAAAAAGAAACTCGTAAAAGAGAACATTTTTCAATACAAAATTCCCTGAAAATGAACTGGGTGGTTCGTTTTGATTGGCCTTTGTTTTCATGAGGTGTTTGTGCTGTGGCTGCGAGGGATGTGACAGCTTTATTCGTGCGGCTGCTGATGAATGTCACCGACCTTGGCACTCACCCTTTGCCCCACCATCACAAACCAACATAAATTCTATTTAATAGGCACTCACAACACAGCCAGTAaacaagggggtggggggggggacgtcCCCTTGAAGCGGATGAATGTTGAAGACTCAATTGATTCGGTACACAAATAAGCAAAATAGTAGGAACGGCTCTCGCGGTGATGCAATGGAATTTTCTCAGCAACCACGCTGATaaacaaattgtgaaaagaaTTAAAACATAGCATTTTAATCattgtaaaggcagattttattttttttccttcccatgCAGATCAGATCATAGTTGTACCTAATAAAGGGGCCAGCGAGTGTGCACTACAGCTAaagaaaatgggggggggggggggaatcagtgACAATCGTATAAAGTGGATCAATGTGAGCCATAAAGTGGCAAAAGAAATAATAagttactgtactgtaaagGCCTATacgtgccacaagatggcggcaaatgACCACTGTTGTctaatgaagctcctcaactcacttcagcaccaagatgccaccagatggcgctaACGAAGAGTAACAATTGAAATAAcgcttccaaaaaaaacaacatatccGCAATATAGCGGGGGATTAGTGTCggcaaatttgtgaatgccaTCCTGTGactattcatttgcactgacgcGCCAATGTGAtttattccccccaaaattgaagatttgtttcataatgcaaaaatatacaatgtgtgacTCACAACAACTTGAGAAAATGACCCGAAAAAAGTTGATttgatgtgtatttttgttgttgttgtgactatAGCCTACAAGTGCCGGTGCACCAGGAAAGGACCGAAGATCCGCTACAAGGACGTGCAGAAGCTGGAGCTCAAACCCAAACACCCATTTTGCCAGGAAAAGATGATATTGTGAGTTACTTTGTTGAAAGAGGCCGGTTGCgtaaaatgtgtttgattaCTTGTGTTTAGAATGTGTTTGATTACTGTgtttagaaaacaaaaaggcaattcGTGTTAACGGATGTCTACGAAATAATCCACTGAGACATCAAATATAAACATGCGTACCTTCCCCATGTGTGCTTTTGTGCTAGCGTGTCACCCGCCGTCCGTGCGGGTTGCCCGATTAGCATGTGACGGAGGGGCCGCCAACTTACTGGTACCCGGTGATAAACGAGTCTCTCTGTGGGTTTTCTGGAAAGGCacgaagagagagagagagaggggggggggggggggaatgagaTAAATAAGTGTCTTTTTGTTGATTTTCTGGTGGTTTGGCTCACAAGGTATTTACACTGAAAGCTTCACATGCCCAAATCCGATTTAATCgtgaacaatttttcaaaaaggggcaagctgtttattgcctctcccagttgaactttactgtcaaacgaaaccaaaaaaaaaagtgtattcaaCCGTACTTGAAAGAAGCACAAATTGCTCGTTGTGAAGCTCGCTAGCTAGTTCTCATAAATCCAATTATTGCTCGCAacgcatgacaaaaaaaaaaaacattgtccgAGCGATGGTTGATCTCTTGTAAGCTTCTTAAGTCTgtgatgccctcgcatgtgggaaagacGAGCCACGAGAAgagtaaaacataaatataatgaTCTTTCCCCACACTCACGAAGGAGCttgtgtcggccacagctcactcCCAGACACCTCACACGCCagcccaccaggccccgcctcttacagttacaatacgtacagtattacatttacatttttttgtgttcgtTCTACGTTTAAAATGTCTCACTTCCTACAATTCCACGACTCAATTCATTCGGCAGGATTTGAGTTCAGCGTCAGCGCTTCAGCAGTCACGTGTGATGTCAACAGAAATTGCATTCTCTACTGATAgaatcatgttgttgttgttgttgttgttttctgctTCAGCGTAACCATGGAGAACGTGGCTCGCTTCAAGGGTCAGGAGTACTGTCTGCACCCCAAACTCCAGAGCACCAAGAACCTGGTCAAGTGGTTCCACATCTGGAAGGACAAGCACAGGTAAAGTCATTTGATGCCAAGATGCTCAGaaaatacactttaaaaaatatatttatatacgtatacatatatttatttttagaaatgacACAGAAAAGTtgcagaaacatttaaaaatttaaaatgaaatgcatatttattgaattgaaCATAGTTTCAACATTCTCGGTGGGACAATGGGGaaggaaaatacatttacataactACATACGTAATTTTTTAGATTTAGTCTTTATTCTTCTTCTGAAATAGAACTTTTGTATCAAAACTTTATTGAAATAGAAAATGCAATGTAcaattccattaaaatgtacatttaatctGATTAAATACAGTTTGCGCATCCATAGTTACTAAGgtttatccactaaaagtacCTTTTTTCACTCAGTAAACAAAACCAAGGTGCTTTTAAAAGTATCCCCCCcaataaatacacttttaacatttatttttatttttagaaatatgAAACACAACAGTTGTATCAAagctttattgaaaaaaaaagtacttcaaaATGTTATAAACCGGTTTACCCACCAAGTAGCAGTGAGGAGTTTATGTTCATCCAAAAAGAAtgcaacttttttgttttttacatgttGTTCTGCATTTCAAACAAATCCCTTTCCTTTTTCTCCCACAGGGTTTACGAAGCTTAAAACCGTCACATCTTGTCatcacaagaagaagaaaacataaaacatctaAATAAAAGGCAACAACCACCAGGACTGTTTATGATGTTGCAAATATCTGCAGGGCATCCGCCTCCTCTTCTGTGGAAGCCATCAAGAGATAAACTTAATAATAATTACCTTACTTTTCTTAATGTTtacttgctgttgttgttgatgaCGCCACACAAATATACCTGCAAATATGTACAGCATGCATAGCTCCTGTTTTGTATGCATTCCAATGTAAAGTGCATTTTATAAACATTGTCGCCTATTAGCAACTTTATAGCGTCATTGTGTGTAAAATGGCAGCATTGTAGTTGTTTTGAGATGTCAtttgaaagtcttttttttgaccaacacacCGTTCAACATTCCATTGTgtgtatacaaaataataaacaaagcaATAAAGTGTCCATAAAGAGCAGGTTGTCTGatttaatttttacatttaagtgTAATAGATGCGTTCACAACGGGACAATTGAAAAGTTATCAAATCTAAAGTCGAGATATTTTCTTCTTTGACTACTTGTTTTCGGCACAAGCGGCTTTTcaaaacttgaaaaataaaGCGGCTACACTATTGTAATAACACTAAAGTGCTGTGAATCTGCGCCTCCACCAGATGGCAGCATTCACGATTAGCCAACAAATGACCATGGGAAGTTCAAGGCAGTTCTGGAAATTTCTTTTACAATTGTATTTATGAATTTCTACTTTTGCCACCCGCAAAAGACTTGAAATATATTACAATGcatgtaaatatttattatgaGAAGACTTAAATGTGAATTTGTGTCAAAACctgagactggttagagcgtcagcctcacagttctgaggacccgggttcaatccccgggcccgcctgtgtggagtttgcatgttctctccgtgcctgcgtgggttttctccgggcactctggtttcctcccacatcccaaaaacatgcattaattggagacccccaattgcccgtaggcatgactgtgagtgcgaatggttgtttgtttctatgtgccctgcgattggctggcaaccagttcagggtgcaccccgcctcctgacagctgggataggcttcagcacgcccgcgaccctagtgaggagaagcggctcagaaaatggatggatggatagtttgacACGAAAGTGCTTTAAATAAATTCCGCCACCAGATGTCAGTGTAGAGCTATCGCATTAAGAATGGGCCAGCAAAATAGTCACCATGTAAATTTCAGTCGATTCGAGAAATTTCGACAGgctttcattcattcttttttttttcatcgaggccttgaaaacaaacaaaaataggtatacatgtataaaaacattttaaaatgtgaataaaagtaacgtcaacaaaaatatttttttcactaaagcGGTTGTGAATTAGTGTCTCCTTCACAAGCTTCTGTATTAACAAAGCCCTGAAAAAAAGTTACCACATGTAAATTTCACTCCCGATAAGTGTCGCCAACtaaagccacaaaaaaatgcCCTTTATAGTTATATCAAAACATGGTGACAATAAGTGTACTGGATTTGGAATGGCCCAACTAAAACGTTACCATGTAAAACATGTAAAAGTGAATTCGAAAGAAATGACCCAAAAAGTGATTtgtcacacacaaatacaattttataaatattgttcatatttggtgATTCTCAGTTCCATATGAATCCCAAGAGTCGACCAAAGTAAACACTACTGTTTTCAAGTGAGTTTGTGTACATCGTGACGTCAGCAACGTGCGAGTTTTCCTTTGCCAACAAAAGCCATcagaacattttcattttcaagccGCCGAGCGAACACAGTTGTGACCCAGAAAACGAGTCGAATTGTGGCGCAAATATTGAACTCGAGTCAATAGAACGAGGCGGGCGGGCTCAGTTTTTAGCAGCTGTCCGTTTGCGCTGCTGCTGAGAAAAGAAGGCGGGGTGACTATTTGGCAGCTAGCTTCCCGGAGGGGTGTGTGAGAGATCGGCGACGACCTGCAACAGAAAGCGGCCATCCAACAAGCGActgttccacttttttttttctttgcagcaTCTCGAGAGCGATGAGCCCGACGCGTCGTCTGCAGCGGTCGTTGTGATCCTCCGCTTTCTTCGACCCCCACCCTCACTCCCAAAATCGGAGCCAGCCAGACAACGGGCCACCCGGCGAAAACAAGCCGGAAATCGATGCTCCTCGGCCCGCATCCGTGCTTGTTTTGACCTGGTAAGACTGGCGTTAGCTCGCCGTGCTAATAGCTTAGCTTCTTCCGTTCATTACAAGTGGGGGGCTAAGCGCTAGCCTCGCTAAAGCTAACGGATGTCGAACGCCTTGTTGCGTTCGGGGAACGATTGTGCGTTATATATGAGCTAATGtctagtgtttgtgtgttcatttAGACATTTATCGTGTAGTTGTTGTGTACATAATGGACGGTTTACGGTTTTCAATCATGGTTCAATCATTGTTGCATCTGGGAAGCTAACTGCTAACTAGCGGTTAGCCGAAGGGGGTTAAGGTTCGTTCCATCACATTCAAGGTTGGCAAAGCAGTAAAATGTGCTTCGTCTTGAATAAACAAGACAATA is a window of Phycodurus eques isolate BA_2022a chromosome 9, UOR_Pequ_1.1, whole genome shotgun sequence DNA encoding:
- the cxcl14 gene encoding C-X-C motif chemokine 14, with the translated sequence MPRCTAVLLLLVVALYVLHAEAYKCRCTRKGPKIRYKDVQKLELKPKHPFCQEKMIFVTMENVARFKGQEYCLHPKLQSTKNLVKWFHIWKDKHRVYEA